One window of the Microtus ochrogaster isolate Prairie Vole_2 chromosome 10, MicOch1.0, whole genome shotgun sequence genome contains the following:
- the LOC101987499 gene encoding cyclin-dependent kinase inhibitor 2A-like: protein MELWADRLARAAAQGREHEVLALLEAGALPNVPNCFGRTPIQVMMMGNAKVAKLLLLYGAEPNCEDPATLSRPVHDAAREGFLDTLVVLHQAGARLDVRDAWGHLPIDLALEQGHHDVVSYLLAAQNDSQGSGPASIASAQAPPDHP, encoded by the exons ATGGAACTCTGGGCAGACAGGCTGGCTAGGGCGGCGGCCCAGGGCCGCGAGCACGAGGTTCTGGCTCTGCTGGAAGCAGGGGCTTTGCCCAACGTTCCGAACTGTTTCGGTCGCACCCCGATTCAG GTGATGATGATGGGCAACGCCAAAGTAGCCAAATTGCTGCTGCTCTACGGTGCAGAGCCTAATTGCGAGGATCCAGCCACCCTCTCCCGACCCGTGCACGATGCAGCGCGGGAGGGCTTCTTGGACACCCTGGTAGTACTGCACCAGGCGGGTGCGCGGCTGGATGTGCGTGATGCCTGGGGTCACCTGCCGATAGACCTGGCCCTGGAACAGGGTCATCACGATGTTGTGAGTTATCTGCTTGCAGCTCAGAACGACTCCCAAGGCAGCGGGCCAGCAAGCATAGCTTCTGCTCAAGCACCCCCAG